TTCTCATCGACATAGCATATCCTTCCTTGAAGCCCATTTCAATCATTTTCTCCATACGCTCAAGCGATTCATTATAAATAGTAATGATCACTTTTGTAATCTCCCCCTGATCGCTGAAAGTGAAATCCCAGTCAGAACCTGGCAATTCAGGGTTTTCGTCTTTGTCTGCAAAAGTGTTGAACATTTTGAAATTGGTCTTCGGCGTAATGGAGGTGTATTTCTGAATGGCCCATCGCTCCAAACCATCCGGGCTTACCATCGCATAGAACCTGCGCCCCCCTACTTCAAAATTCATATGTTTTGTTCTTGCAGTCCAGGGTTTGGGCGCCCCCCATTGGTCGAGAAGTTCTGCTTTGGTAAATGCATCCCATACCAGCGAAAGCTCTGCATCAAATTCCCTTGTGATGAGTACTGTTTTCTTTGATTTGTCAACAGTAAAATCAAATAGCAATTCAGGTGTCATTTTTTTTGTTTTTTGAGTGTTGCCAATACGGTGTCAAGTTGATTGAACTGGGTTTCCCACAGCTTTCTGAATTGGTCTAGCCATTTATCGATCTCTTTCATTTTTTTGATCTGGAGCGAGTAGTAGATCTCCCTGCCCTGTTGTTCCTGCTTTACGAGCTCGCATTCTGTCAAAATTTTAATATGTTTTGAAACAGCCTGCCTGCTTGTATGGAAATGTTCGGCCAGAGCATTGGGGGTCATGGCCTGTAATGCGATCAGGGCGATGATGGCCCGCCTTGTAGGGTCGGCAATTGCCTGGAAAATGTCTCTTCTTGTTTCCATCTTTGGGGTATTTGCAACTATATGGTTGCTAATATACGTGCAATTATCTGGTTGCGCAAATTTTATTTATGCTCCCGCCTCTCACCCATATTCGCTATTGACCCGCCATGGCTGAATAAATAATTTTGGGCTGCAGGTACAGGATAAAAACAATAAAACTATACGGATGAAACTATTCTCTACACTTCTTTGTCTGTTGTGCATTGGATCAACTCTTTATGCACAGCAGCCCGGCGTGGCCATCAACACCAGTGGCCTGGCGCCACACAGCAGTGCTATGCTGGATATACAAAGCACCAGCAAAGGCTTTTTATTGCCACGTATGACCCAGGCACAACGCATGTCTATTAACAATCCTTCAAACGGGCTCATGGTGTTTGATACCGACGCACAGCGACTTTATCAATACCAGGACGATAGCTGGCGCTCCCTGATCGACAACAGCTATTGGGCGAAATCTGCGCTCCGCAAATGGGTGTACAATGGAGTGGACAGTATTGGCATTGGTATAGCATCGCCTCTTGCAAGGCTCCATGTAAATAACGGGGATCTCCGGGTGTCCAATGCCGATATCAATATTGTAAATGGCGATATCGTGCACAACAAAGCAGGCGCTACCATTCAACTGCAGGACGCATCGGTAAATAAAGGATTCTTCCAGATCTCCGGCGACGATCTGCGATTTGGCACCAATGCAGGCAACAGCGCCGGAAATGTGTATGTACGAATGAACGGAGCCAATCGTTTTCAATTCGCCGAATCCGGAAGAATGACCATCCTGGCTGATCAGAACCCAACATTGTATTTCAACACGGCGGGAATCAACAAAGCATACCTGCAACTACAGGGTGAAAATGTAAAACTGGATGCACCCGGCAACAGAGTTGATATAGGTGACGATTTCACAGTAAATGATGCCACCAACAGGATAGGAATTGGCACAACCTCCCCCGAGCAAAAATTACATGTAACAGGAAATGTAAAAGTGAACACTGGTAAGATATTGAATGCAGATAATGTAAACATGCTGCCTGTGGCTTATGGCTTTGTCAGAGGAAGTCAGGCCGGGGCACCGGTATTGAAAGGAACTCCAAACCTCTCAGCAAGCAGAACAACAGGTGTAAACGGGAACAAGGAAATAAGAGTACTGGTAAGCGGTGTGGATTTGACAAATGCTATTTTTCAGCTTACTTCGGTATACTCCCACTCTTTCATATCTGCCAATACCTCTGTATTAAACGCAGACGGCAGTGTAACGGTAAGCATATGGTCTACTATCCTTGAAGAGTATTCATATTCCGACTTTCAAATAGTTATTTATGTTCCGTAATACAATAGTCTTTCTATCATGTTTGATTTCTTTTCAGGCCATTGCACAAAGTACTATAAGGATTCAGGCCGGCACATCACTCAGACTTTCTTCCGGTGTAGTGGTTACTTTCAAAGATCTCGATCTCGTCAATAACGGAGACCTGAACGCAGCAACCGGCAATGGCAGGATCATTTTCAGTGGAAATACAAATAATAGGATCAGCGGCAGCAGCGTCACCGGCTTTGATGAACTGGAAATTGCCAAAACCAATAACAGATCTTTGCAGCTTGAGCAGGAACTGCAAGTTCGCTCCGGGATCTGGTTTACAGCAGGAGTAATTGATTTAAATGCACACAATATCACTTTGTTTGGCAATGCGGCCCTGCAAAATGAATCGGAAACCAGCCGCATCACAGGGATAAACGGTGGCCATGTACAACTCTCCATACAGTTGGCAGGCCCGCAGGCCGTCAATCCCGGTAATCTGGGCGCTACCATAACCTCATTGCAGAACCTGGGATTGACCACCATCCGTCGTGGACACCAGTCACAAACCAATGGCAGCGGTAACGGAAATTCTGTATTTCGTTATTATGATATCATTCCTTCCGGCAATACAGCTCTCGATGCCACCCTTCGATTTCAATACTGGAATTCTGAGCTGAATGGATTGGATGAGAACAGCCTGGTATTCTGGAAGAGTGACGACAATATCAAATGGACCAATGAAGGTTATAGCAGTCGTGATATAACAACGAATTATGCAGAGAAAACAGCCATTCCATCTTTTTACAGATGGACGCTTAGTTCTGTGGGTAATCCCTTACCAGTTACAGGTCTTCAATTTACAGGCCGCTGGCAAAACAACGCTGCGCAACTCAACTGGACAACACTAACCGAATACAATAACCGGTATTTTGATATCGAAAGGAAATACAGTAACGAAAATGACTTCTCCGTTATTGGTGTTAAAAACTCATTACATGCCGATGGCAATTCACAGTCGCCCTCCTGGTATCAGTTCATAGATCCTGCTGCTGCAAACAAGGGAAACATCAGCTACCGGCTAAAGCAGGTGGATAAGGATGGTCAGTTCGTTTATTCGAAAATCATTTTGATTAAGCCGCCACCATTGAACATTTTCATTCAACAGGTTTATCCCACTCAAAAAACAGGGCATCAATTGTATATTCAAACAGGTGACCTCACGCCTGGGGAAATGTATATCAGCATTTTCGATATGCAGGGCCGGCTCTGCATGAAAAGGAAAGCGCGTTACAGCCCGCAATGGATCAAGCTTCCATCGCTAGCTGCTGGTATTTATCAACTGGTAATCGAATCAGGTGAATGGAAATATTTCGGTAAATTTATCAGGGAGTAAAAAGGGATCGTTACATATCAAAACTACACCATGAAAAAGTTACTGCTGCTGTTCAACCTGTGTTTATTAGTTGCGGTTTCTGGCAATGCTCAACTGACCGAACAGAAAACCACGAATAAAAAATGGACCCTTTACGGTCAGGTAAAATATGTAGGTCCCGCCAAAGCTTCGGAAAAACAAAGACTACGTTAAGTTATTTAGACTGGGCGAAGAAAATGTATCGGTATTTAAAACGCCTGTAATAGGCACAAAAACCATCATGATCAAAACGGATAAAGGACGCATCGCCTTACGCAAAGGAGAAATAGAAAAACTGTTCAACAAAAAATAGATCAGGATATGATCTTTATCTACTTCTTTTTATTAGCTGCGGAATCTCTCCCGCTTATTTTATTTTTGATAAAAAGGAAAAAGTATGATCATATTCTTCCTTGCCCTGCCTACTCCTGCTTTGATTGATAAACAGGAATTATTATATTTGAATTACCAGCCCGTTTATCAATTCCATTCACAAGTATGAGGAAATTAACCTTTACCTTATTGCTATTCCTATTTCCATTCGTTCTTTTCTCGCAATATGCCACCAGGGGTGCAGGGGCATTGAAAAATGAGATCTGGTGGCTGGACTGGGCGGGAATACATATTGCAGACGGGGCCAGCCGGACTTTCAACACAGGTGATGGGATGACCGTTAAAGTGACTTTGTCCAATGTTACAGGATTGCTGGTACCTGATGTAATGAATACCTGGACTGCTGCCCTCCTGCACAATTTGTATGATTTTGACGATCCCGGGATCATGCCTACCATGCACAGTAAGGCTATGGCTTATGGAGACAGAACTGTGACCCTAACGATGGAAGCAACGCGAGGCGGCAATCTTGTTCCATTTTCATTTGTAGCTTCGGATGGCGAAGGCAGCTCTCCCGATGAGTGGACAATTCTCACTACTACCGGATCTGCCTGGCAGACCATAGAATATTATACCAATAATTCAGATCCGTCCAACCCGATTATGGGGTGCAATAACAAAACGATCCGCATTTATCAAACCGTCAACCATCCCACATTTAACGGAGGTAGAAATCCTGTTGTGGTGACCAACTCTTCAGACGGGAAATTGACAATAGATGTAAAATTTGAAAGGCATGTTCCGGGTGGTATGGCAATTGCATTTGGAGTGTTGGCACCAATTGACCGTGGTGACCTGCCTCCTTCCTATGGCACAGCCCAGCACCAGTTGTATTATCGCGTGATAGATGGTTGTAATTATCTTCCTCCCTTTCCTTCCCTGGAACTGGCGCAGCCATTATATATTGGTGATATTCCCGGTGATGCCGATGGCTATCAGACGAATGATGATAACGGAACAGGTAGCGATGAAGATGGAATAGACAATTTTCCACCCTATGATAATTCCGGCACTTATAGTTTACCGGTAAAAGTGTTCAACCAAACCGGTAATGATGCTTTTTTATCTGCTTATTTTGATTTCAACAGGAATGGACAATTCGATGCAGGCGAAGAAGTACATGCCATGGTCCCAACAATGCAACCAGTGTAAACATAAGCTGGGTGGGACTTCCAACCTGGCTGCCCCTGGGTACTTCCAAGGGTTATGGCTTTCGTTTCAGGATCAGCTCCGATATGGCCTCTGCGCAAAACGCAAGCGGTTCGGCGGTTGATGGAGAAGTGGAAGATTACTTTATCGATTTCGAAGACTTCTGCAATATAAAAGTCACCACGGTGAATGATACAAGCGTTTGCCCGGGAAAACCTGTACAACTTTTTACCAGCGGTGGAATCACTTACTCCTGGAATAAAACTGATTACCTGGATGATATCAATTCCCCAGCTCCTGTAGCCAATGCTGCAACTACCACCACCTATATTGTTACCGGCGCCAATCCCCAGGGGTGTATCGCAAAAGATACGATCACCATCGATATGTTGCCCGTTCCTGCACTTACTACTAGTGGTGATATCAATATTTGCAGGAATACTACCACAGTTTTGACCGCAACCGCTCCCGGCGCCATTAAATTCAGCTGGCAACCAGCTACTGGTTTGAATGACGAAACCATCAGCAATCCCTTAGCGAACCCTGCAACAGAAACAGAATACACAGTTACCGCAGAAGATATGAATGGATGTACCTCCAGCAGTAAACTGAAAGTGATGTTCTGGCCATTGCCTTCATTCAGCGTTTCGCCTTTACAAAAGGAAATTTGTGAAAAAGAAATAGTAGAATTTAAAGCTGAAGGCGCCGATGAGTATACGTGGTCATCGCAAGACAATACTCCATTGGGAACTTCGCCTGAGTTGAGCCTGCAGGCAACTGTTTCACAAGTATACAAAGTAGAGATGCGGTCATTGCGATGCGGAGAAAACAGTATCATCCATATTCCAGTGTTTGTAAATCCACTGCCCAAAACAATTGTAACTAAGAGCAATGATTTGAACTGCAGGGTCGGGCTAGCTACCTTGCACGCGTCTGGTGGTGATTATTATCGATGGGATGCCCTGCCCGGAATAGTCGATTTGAGATCTCCTGCTCCCACTGTAAATCCATTGGTGAATACAAAATACTATGTATCGGCGTTTTCCTATAAAGGATGCCAAACAAAAGACTCTGTAATGGTGGAAGTAAACTTTACTAATTCCGCAAGTAATTACCCCGTGCCTTCTGCGTTTACTCCCAACAATGATGGCAAAAATGATTGCTTCGGGCTGAAACAATGGGGAAATATCAAAGCGCTTGATTTTTCTGTTTTTAATCGCTGGGGACAACTACTGTTTCGCACCAATGATCCACTCAAATGCTGGGATGGCCGCTACAATGGTCAACTCCAGCCTGCAGCTGGGTATACCTATCAAATCAAGGCCACTACCGCTTGTGGTACGGTATTCAGGAAAGGAATTGTGATGCTGATCAGGTAAAAGTATCCCTTCATAATGCACCGCATGTTTTCCCATATTATAGTACCTTGCGGGACTTAACGAAGAAAATTATGGAGAAAGAGCTGTACATCATCAGACATGGGGAAACAGATTATAATAAGTTGGGCATTGTACAGGGAAGAGGCGTAAATACCGATCTCAATGCGTTGGGCCGGGAACAGGGAGAAGCATTTTACCAGTATTATAAGCATGTACCCTTTGATAAGGTTTACACATCTGCTCTGAAGCGTACCCACCAGACTGTAAAAAATTTCATAGAGGATGGTCTTCCCTGGGAGCAATTACCCGGGCTTGATGAGCTGTCTTTTGGTATTTGGGAAGGTAAGGAAAGTAAAGAAGACTGGGTAAGCGCATTCCGTGAAATGAATCTTTCCTGGCAAAGCGGACAATGTGATCTGGCCTTTGAAAAGGGGGAAAGTCCAAACCAGGTTTCCGAACGCTTGCAGGAAGCGATGGACATCATACTTTCCAGGCCATCAGAAAAGCGGGTGCTCGTTTGTATGCACGGTCGTTCACTGCTGGTATTGCTGTGCATGCTCAGTCAATCACCTATCAGTTGCATGACTAATTTCAGCCATAGCAATACCTGTCTTTACCGAGTGTCTGTTGCTGATGGGCAGTTCAATATACTGGAGGCAAATGATATTCGTCACCTGGCAAATTCTGTGAGAGTATATCCTTAATTGAATTTTAGGTTACAGAACGTTTTCGCAAGGAAAGTATACTTATATTTTTTCATCGTTTTATTTCCCAGGTTATTTTTGCTTCTTCCATATCGCTTTTTGTAATACTTATCCATGGAATGAACCGGAGAACTGAATGCCAGCCCCTTTTATTTTGAGGAGTTTTGACACAGAAAGTTTCTGCTGTTTACCCCGACTGGTCTTAGGAAGTAAGAATACCCGATCAATAGTATCAATAATTGTATCATATTCTAAATACCCCCAATCATAATTAATGATCTTTACAATCCGGTTGCGATCAAAATAAGCTGTAACCTTTGGGCTCAAGGGTAGTTTTTCCCAGCCATTCTCAATAGGAAGCAAACCAAAATACTTCCTCTGCTTATTGCTAAGCTCATATGGTGAGTCTACTGAAAGGTTCATTTTAGCAATATAGTAAAGAAAACTCCTCTTGCATATATTCAATATTTATTTATATTTTACTTTCGCA
This portion of the Pseudobacter ginsenosidimutans genome encodes:
- a CDS encoding SRPBCC family protein — encoded protein: MTPELLFDFTVDKSKKTVLITREFDAELSLVWDAFTKAELLDQWGAPKPWTARTKHMNFEVGGRRFYAMVSPDGLERWAIQKYTSITPKTNFKMFNTFADKDENPELPGSDWDFTFSDQGEITKVIITIYNESLERMEKMIEMGFKEGYAMSMRNLEELLAALSQRK
- a CDS encoding ArsR/SmtB family transcription factor, with amino-acid sequence METRRDIFQAIADPTRRAIIALIALQAMTPNALAEHFHTSRQAVSKHIKILTECELVKQEQQGREIYYSLQIKKMKEIDKWLDQFRKLWETQFNQLDTVLATLKKQKK
- a CDS encoding T9SS type A sorting domain-containing protein is translated as MFRNTIVFLSCLISFQAIAQSTIRIQAGTSLRLSSGVVVTFKDLDLVNNGDLNAATGNGRIIFSGNTNNRISGSSVTGFDELEIAKTNNRSLQLEQELQVRSGIWFTAGVIDLNAHNITLFGNAALQNESETSRITGINGGHVQLSIQLAGPQAVNPGNLGATITSLQNLGLTTIRRGHQSQTNGSGNGNSVFRYYDIIPSGNTALDATLRFQYWNSELNGLDENSLVFWKSDDNIKWTNEGYSSRDITTNYAEKTAIPSFYRWTLSSVGNPLPVTGLQFTGRWQNNAAQLNWTTLTEYNNRYFDIERKYSNENDFSVIGVKNSLHADGNSQSPSWYQFIDPAAANKGNISYRLKQVDKDGQFVYSKIILIKPPPLNIFIQQVYPTQKTGHQLYIQTGDLTPGEMYISIFDMQGRLCMKRKARYSPQWIKLPSLAAGIYQLVIESGEWKYFGKFIRE
- a CDS encoding CshA/CshB family fibrillar adhesin-related protein, with translation MRKLTFTLLLFLFPFVLFSQYATRGAGALKNEIWWLDWAGIHIADGASRTFNTGDGMTVKVTLSNVTGLLVPDVMNTWTAALLHNLYDFDDPGIMPTMHSKAMAYGDRTVTLTMEATRGGNLVPFSFVASDGEGSSPDEWTILTTTGSAWQTIEYYTNNSDPSNPIMGCNNKTIRIYQTVNHPTFNGGRNPVVVTNSSDGKLTIDVKFERHVPGGMAIAFGVLAPIDRGDLPPSYGTAQHQLYYRVIDGCNYLPPFPSLELAQPLYIGDIPGDADGYQTNDDNGTGSDEDGIDNFPPYDNSGTYSLPVKVFNQTGNDAFLSAYFDFNRNGQFDAGEEVHAMVPTMQPV
- a CDS encoding gliding motility-associated C-terminal domain-containing protein, whose amino-acid sequence is MGLPTWLPLGTSKGYGFRFRISSDMASAQNASGSAVDGEVEDYFIDFEDFCNIKVTTVNDTSVCPGKPVQLFTSGGITYSWNKTDYLDDINSPAPVANAATTTTYIVTGANPQGCIAKDTITIDMLPVPALTTSGDINICRNTTTVLTATAPGAIKFSWQPATGLNDETISNPLANPATETEYTVTAEDMNGCTSSSKLKVMFWPLPSFSVSPLQKEICEKEIVEFKAEGADEYTWSSQDNTPLGTSPELSLQATVSQVYKVEMRSLRCGENSIIHIPVFVNPLPKTIVTKSNDLNCRVGLATLHASGGDYYRWDALPGIVDLRSPAPTVNPLVNTKYYVSAFSYKGCQTKDSVMVEVNFTNSASNYPVPSAFTPNNDGKNDCFGLKQWGNIKALDFSVFNRWGQLLFRTNDPLKCWDGRYNGQLQPAAGYTYQIKATTACGTVFRKGIVMLIR
- a CDS encoding histidine phosphatase family protein; translation: MEKELYIIRHGETDYNKLGIVQGRGVNTDLNALGREQGEAFYQYYKHVPFDKVYTSALKRTHQTVKNFIEDGLPWEQLPGLDELSFGIWEGKESKEDWVSAFREMNLSWQSGQCDLAFEKGESPNQVSERLQEAMDIILSRPSEKRVLVCMHGRSLLVLLCMLSQSPISCMTNFSHSNTCLYRVSVADGQFNILEANDIRHLANSVRVYP